The following are encoded in a window of Fusarium falciforme chromosome 11, complete sequence genomic DNA:
- a CDS encoding MFS domain-containing protein — translation MEKPHADHVSHTEKPEGLSGVDAFPLEARAEAGVLLDVAGPDGTSLQLAKDGHTVLLPQPTDDMGDPLNWSSRKKHLILFTVAWAALTADFASASGSAPIILQAVEWHKSVGTINQTNSISVLMMAVGGIIWVPMTSFIGRAPTLFWSTFFGLVFSIITAVSPNFPCFYAMRAMSGLFLTSGQTIAVAFIKDIFFFHERARKIGLWALMYITSPYLGPLLSNFVVGGTHKWQDVFWLGVGVVGIDLILIIAFLDETWYNRDIPTSKQPSRGQGFGSRMLRLTGVWQLRHHSTYYETAYDSFKRFFLTLFKPVLLLVLFAYLLCFAWAIGINITTAILFAIPREAGGYGYSYYGLGYLYFSPIVGVLFGEVFGHYFNDYVARRYVRKHKGVFEPEARLVTIYISALFMIAGLVLLGQALHHHLSVAAVSIGWGMHSFGIMTTSVAVTAYVLDSYPSAPAEVSGWTNIARAMSGFSVGYFQEPWGSKVGYDASFGTQAAIVGASMILIAIVHRYGHILRLKSSQLR, via the exons ATGGAGAAGCCACACGCAGACCATGTATCGCACACCGAGAAGCCCGAGGGGCTTTCTGGGGTTGATGCATTCCCACTGGAGGCTCGTGCAGAGGCTGGAGTGCTTCTGGACGTGGCGGGTCCTGATGGAACCTCTCTTCAGCTTGCCAAAGATGGACAT ACTGTGCTGCTGCCTCAGCCAACGGATGACATGGGCGATCCGTTGAATTGGTCCTCCCGCAAGAAGCACCTTATCCTTTTCACAGTGGCCTGGGCTGCCCTCACTGCCGACTTTGCATCTGCATCTGGCAGCGCTCCTATCATCTTGCAGGCGGTTGAGTGGCACAAATCTGTTGGCACCATCAACCAAACCAACAGCATCAGCGTCTTGATGAT GGCAGTGGGAGGCATAATCTGGGTCCCCATGACTTCCTTCATCGGACGAGCTCCCACCTTGTTCTGGTCCACATTCTTCGGCCTAGTCTTCTCGATCATCACCGCAGTGTCTCCCAACTTTCCCTGCTTCTACGCCATGCGAGCTATGTCGGGGCTATTCCTTACATCTGGTCAAACAATCGCCGTTGCATTCATCAAAGACATTTTCTTCTTCCATGAGCGAGCCCGAAAAATTGGCCTCTGGGCACTCATGTACATTACGTCTCCGTACTTGGGCCCGCTACTTAGCAACTTTGTTGTGGGCGGCACGCACAAGTGGCAGGACGTATTCTGGCTTGGTGTGGGAGTCGTCGGCATTGATCTGATCCTCATTATCGCCTTCCTTGATGAGACTTGGTATAATCGTGATATACCTACCTCAAAGCAGCCATCTCGTGGCCAGGGCTTTGGTTCCAGGATGCTCCGACTCACTGGTGTCTGGCAATTGCGACATCATTCTACATACTACGAGACCGCCTACGATTCCTTCAAGAGATTCTTCTTGACTTTGTTTAAGCCCGTTCTCTTGCTCGTCCTGTTTGCCTA CCTGCTCTGCTTCGCTTGGGCAATCGGTATCAATATCACGACAGCCATCCTCTTCGCAATTCCAAGAGAGGCGGGTGGTTATGGCTACTCCTACTACGGACTTGGATACCTTTACTTTTCCCCGATTGTTGGTGTGCTCTTTGGCGAAGTCTTTGGTCACTATTTCAACGATTACGTTGCTCGACGCTACGTCCGAAAGCACAAGGGCGTGTTTGAACCCGAAGCCCGGCTGGTCACCATATACATATCCGCCTTGTTCATGATAGCTGGCTTGGTCCTGCTCGGACAAGCCttgcaccaccacctctcTGTGGCTGCGGTCAGTATAGGATGGGGAATGCACAGCTTTGGCATCATGACCACCTCAGTTGCCGTGACGGCATATGTCTTGGATTCATACCCTTCTGCTCCTGCAGAAGTCTCCGGCTGGACCAACATTGCTCGAGCGATGAGTGGTTTTAGTGTCGGCTACTTTCAGGAGCCTTGGGGATCTAAGGTTGGGTACGACGCAAGTTTCGGAACGCAGGCGGCGATTGTTGGTGCGAGCATGATCTTGATTGCTATTGTGCATCGCTATGGCCATATCCTCCGCCTCAAGTCTAGTCAGTTGAGGTAA
- a CDS encoding Zn(2)-C6 fungal-type domain-containing protein, whose translation MARQQQRKRPISCHFCRMRKLRCNREFPCSNCTSRGVACPKPEHGATSVAGSAAARPAPAKKPPARPSTDDPDIQSRLERLEGLLQGLSRQLESVPELAGAAQPPIASFATPPYTQPPFAPLSPPFAAPVVAPVQAQAHHNHLQAHYHLQQPLPLKVQDLTNNALLVEECCIVTKASNSLFSDHVIFRAYPIRSITQLLFYTFQSPGFSSVSLTAEPTRYIWLPNRDEAEALVQKYITDISPMHHFIHGPHLQRLITELYASLKSGVQVPVGTVVLLLAICAMVTYLWTTHDDDVKLFQDVKEANSQTLVWVKILFNLLEICQRNDHRSIEYVQGLTLLAITLFSLEGISPIGRAMLSRAIFSARELGLHRVDHPDVDTFCHKYPPLTRLTAEVGRRLWWHLAGVDWMLARFPGPQEGTYLINPRQMAVRKPANLNDEDLDEEREIVPAPMDQPTTMSYSIHRIRFLEIFREFADRAAFSKSALASQQYDMVLQMDAAMDHFMSHEASPFFRISLEELEKLPPDDPWRSPTAMLNRHMYNFYLHSQRCRLHLPYLARGTVDPAYARSRQAGLRSARIITQRVRQLATEDAGFPHMMLRFGVAMHGLFVATIAQVFDLCLTSDPAEDDGRQQEVEHAWKTLEHAETQSSAVSRGMNILRHIMDKYKIPYPAGVRGHHEPAASNDHTNCIPLGQIPADGMGAPAGTPLSKPCHPDQELEGHISRMDLEEVDWERLCWGFDVPFI comes from the exons ATGGCTCGTCAGCAGCAGCGCAAACGCCCAATCTCGTGCCACTTCTGCCGCATGCGCAAGTTACGCTGCAACCGCGAGTTCCCTTGCTCCAACTGCACATCCCGCGGAGTTGCCTGCCCGAAGCCGGAGCACGGCGCGACCTCTGTGGCCGGCTCTGCGGCTGCTCGTCCGGCGCCGGCCAAGAAGCCGCCGGCCCGTCCGAGCACCGACGATCCGGACATCCAGAGCCGCCTGGAGAGGCTCGAGGGCCTCCTGCAAGGGCTGAGCAGACAGCTGGAGTCGGTGCCGGAGCTGGCTGGTGCTGCTCAGCCCCCAATTGCGTCTTTTGCCACACCACCCTACACACAACCACCCTTTGCACCACTATCGCCGCCCTTTGCCGCACCAGTCGTAGCCCCGgttcaggctcaggctcaccATAATCACCTGCAGGCTCACTATCATCTTCAACAGCCGCTGCCTCTCAAGGTCCAGGACCTGACCAACAACGCCCTGCTAGTTGAAGAGTGCTGCATCGTAACAAAAGCCAGC AACTCCCTTTTCTCAGACCACGTCATCTTTCGAGCGTACCCCATCCGCTCCATCACCCAGCTCTTATTCTACACCTTTCAGAGTCCCGGCTTCTCTTCCGTCTCCCTGACGGCCGAGCCCACAAGGTACATCTGGCTCCCCAACCgcgacgaggccgaggccctgGTCCAAAAGTACATCACCGACATCAGCCCCATGCATCACTTCATCCACGGTCCTCACCTGCAGCGGCTCATCACCGAGCTATACGCGTCATTGAAGTCGGGCGTTCAAGTACCCGTCGGCACTGTCGTTTTGTTGCTGGCCATTTGTGCCATGGTCACGTACTTGTGGACGACTCATGACGATGACGTGAAGCTGTTTCAAGACGTCAAGGAAGCCAACTCGCAGACGCTCGTATGGGTCAAGATTCTCTTCAACCTGCTCGAGATCTGTCAGCGGAACGACCACAGGTCCATCGAGTATGTCCAGGGCCTCACCCTGCTGGCCATCACCCTGTTTAGCCTCGAGGGCATCTCTCCAATCGGGCGGGCCATGCTCTCTCGCGCCATCTTCTCTGCCCGCGAGCTGGGCTTGCACCGCGTCGACCATCCCGATGTAGACACTTTCTGTCATAAATACCCGCCTTTGACTCGGTTGACGGCCGAGGTTGGCAGGAGACTATGGTGGCATCTCGCTGGTGTCGACTG GATGCTCGCTCGCTTTCCCGGCCCACAAGAAGGCACATACTTGATCAACCCAAGACAAATGGCGGTGAGGAAACCAGCCAACCTCAACGACGAAGACCTCGACGAGGAACGAGAGATCGTGCCGGCTCCGATGGACCAGCCGACCACCATGTCCTACTCAATCCACCGTATCCGCTTTCTAGAAATATTTCGGGAATTCGCAGACCGAGCGGCATTCTCAAAATCAGCTCTGGCTTCTCAACAATACGACATGGTCTTGCAGATGGACGCAGCAATGGACCACTTCATGTCCCACGAAGCCTCGCCCTTCTTCAGGATCAGCCTGGAAgaactcgagaagctccCACCAGACGACCCTTGGCGCTCGCCCACTGCCATGCTCAACCGCCACATGTACAACTTCTACCTCCACTCCCAGCGCTGCAGGCTCCATCTGCCGTACCTGGCCCGTGGCACCGTCGATCCGGCGTACGCGCGCTCGCGGCAGGCCGGTCTCCGGAGCGCGAGGATCATCACGCAACGGGTGAGGCAGCTGGCCACGGAAGACGCTGGCTTTCCCCACATGATGCTGCGGTTCGGAGTGGCCATGCACGGCCTGTTCGTGGCTACCATTGCCCAGGTTTTTGATCTTTGTTTGACGAGTGACCCGGCAGAAGACGATGGTAGGCAGCAAGAAGTCGAACATGCATGGAAGACGCTGGAGCATGCAGAGACGCAGTCCAGCGCTGTGTCCAGGGGAATGAATATCCTACGACACATCATGGACAAGTACAAGATACCATACCCAGCAGGTGTCAGAGGCCATCACGAACCCGCAGCATCAAACGATCACACCAATTGTATTCCGCTCGGGCAGATCCCAGCGGATGGTATGGGAGCACCAGCTGGGACGCCGCTCTCCAAGCCTTGTCATCCTGACCAAGAGCTGGAAGGGCATATATCCAGGATGGATCTCGAGGAAGTTGACTGGGAACGCTTGTGTTGGGGGTTTGATGTTCCCTTTATTTGA